One genomic region from Reichenbachiella ulvae encodes:
- a CDS encoding B12-binding domain-containing radical SAM protein, protein MSNSQVLLITPPFTQLNTPYPGTCYLQGYLKKIGVKSTQMDLGIEVILRLFSKEGLSQVFDQKPLESVTENAHRIYQLKNSYLATIDSVIRFLQNKNSTLAYSIAEREFLPEASRFDQIEDLDWAFGNLGVQDKARHLATLYLEDLADYLKETIDPHFGFSRYAERLGMSASSFDEMEKALQSEPTFIDRMAFDILSQRLQDVQPELVCLSVPFPGNLYGAFRCGQYIKEQCPGIKVAMGGGYPNTELRSLSDPRVFNYIDFVTLDDGERPVQNLLSYLEGKRELTELKRTFCLSDGMVQYIDGAKEGDVPFSQTGTPDYADLPLDRYLSVLEVANPMHRLWSDGRWNKLTMAHGCYWKKCSFCDISLDYIRNYEPVSAAILCDRMEEQMAQTGETGFHFVDEAAPPALMRELALEILRRELVVSWWTNIRFEERFSPDLCRLLKASGCIAVSGGLEVASDRLLAKMQKGVTVSQVAQVSQNFTESGIMVHAYLMYGFPTQTDQETIDSLEMVRQLFMHGVIQSGFWHQFAMTAHAPAGLDPTAFGVERVGPDFQGFADNDLIHKDPNGAIHANYSEGLKTSLFNYMHGLCFEYDLQEWFDFRVPPTSIPARFIETALEENPGTHVNSNSRVIWLGADPEMSSFQKKKKGKVQSMVRLTVTLKTNLLELSLQEEEGRFLYEIMKVASIYSGSKFTFASLSKMYEDTCGKPIEYLLETEGWNELKSTGLLVV, encoded by the coding sequence ATGTCAAATTCTCAGGTACTGCTGATTACCCCACCTTTTACGCAATTGAATACGCCCTACCCAGGGACCTGTTATTTGCAAGGCTACTTGAAGAAAATAGGCGTGAAGTCAACCCAAATGGATTTGGGAATAGAGGTAATTCTTAGACTGTTTAGCAAAGAGGGATTGAGTCAGGTGTTTGATCAAAAGCCTTTAGAATCAGTAACAGAAAATGCTCATCGAATCTATCAACTCAAAAACAGCTACCTGGCGACCATAGATTCAGTCATTCGATTTCTCCAGAATAAAAATTCAACCTTGGCTTATAGCATTGCGGAAAGAGAATTTTTACCTGAGGCCTCCAGGTTTGACCAAATTGAAGATTTGGATTGGGCATTTGGTAATCTAGGCGTGCAAGACAAAGCCCGCCATTTGGCTACTTTATATCTAGAAGACCTTGCTGATTATCTAAAAGAGACAATTGATCCTCATTTTGGGTTCAGTCGATATGCAGAAAGGTTAGGAATGTCGGCCAGCTCTTTTGATGAAATGGAAAAAGCATTGCAGTCTGAACCCACTTTTATCGATCGAATGGCATTCGATATTTTGAGCCAGCGACTTCAAGATGTACAGCCAGAGCTAGTTTGTTTATCGGTCCCTTTTCCAGGGAATTTATATGGTGCATTTCGCTGTGGGCAATACATCAAAGAGCAGTGTCCTGGTATAAAAGTCGCGATGGGAGGTGGGTACCCTAATACGGAGTTGAGATCATTGTCTGATCCTCGGGTCTTTAATTATATCGATTTCGTTACGCTAGACGATGGGGAAAGGCCCGTTCAGAACTTACTCAGCTATTTGGAAGGCAAAAGAGAACTGACCGAACTCAAAAGAACTTTTTGTCTTTCGGATGGAATGGTCCAGTATATCGATGGAGCCAAGGAGGGCGATGTGCCCTTTAGTCAAACGGGTACACCGGATTATGCAGATTTGCCATTGGATAGATATCTGTCCGTTCTGGAGGTGGCCAATCCTATGCACCGGCTTTGGAGCGATGGTCGATGGAACAAGCTGACCATGGCACATGGCTGCTATTGGAAGAAATGCAGTTTTTGCGATATATCTCTTGATTACATTCGAAACTATGAGCCCGTAAGTGCGGCTATTCTCTGTGATCGTATGGAGGAGCAAATGGCACAGACTGGTGAGACGGGCTTTCACTTTGTAGATGAGGCAGCTCCGCCGGCGTTGATGAGAGAGCTAGCTTTGGAAATCTTGCGTAGGGAGCTGGTGGTAAGCTGGTGGACGAACATTAGATTCGAAGAACGCTTCAGCCCTGACCTTTGCCGTCTGTTGAAGGCATCAGGCTGTATTGCAGTTTCTGGTGGTCTGGAAGTGGCTTCTGATCGCTTACTGGCCAAAATGCAAAAAGGAGTGACGGTAAGTCAGGTCGCACAGGTGTCGCAGAATTTTACAGAATCCGGGATTATGGTTCATGCCTATCTCATGTATGGTTTTCCTACTCAGACCGATCAGGAGACCATCGATTCATTGGAGATGGTACGACAGCTTTTTATGCATGGCGTGATCCAGTCTGGTTTTTGGCATCAGTTTGCGATGACAGCTCATGCTCCTGCTGGTTTGGACCCTACTGCCTTCGGAGTAGAAAGGGTAGGGCCAGATTTTCAAGGATTTGCAGACAATGACTTGATACATAAAGATCCCAACGGAGCAATTCATGCTAACTACAGTGAGGGATTGAAAACTTCCCTTTTTAATTATATGCATGGCTTATGCTTCGAATATGACTTGCAGGAGTGGTTTGATTTTCGTGTGCCGCCTACGAGTATTCCTGCACGATTTATCGAAACAGCCCTGGAGGAAAACCCTGGGACCCATGTCAACTCCAATTCTCGTGTGATTTGGCTAGGGGCAGATCCTGAAATGAGTTCGTTTCAAAAGAAGAAAAAAGGTAAGGTCCAAAGCATGGTTCGCTTGACTGTGACGCTGAAGACCAACTTGTTAGAACTGAGTCTCCAAGAGGAGGAAGGAAGATTTTTATATGAAATAATGAAAGTTGCTTCGATCTATTCTGGCAGCAAATTTACCTTTGCCTCTCTGTCAAAAATGTATGAGGATACCTGTGGAAAACCTATCGAGTATTTGCTAGAGACAGAGGGCTGGAACGAATTGAAATCAACGGGGCTATTGGTTGTTTGA
- a CDS encoding acyl-CoA thioesterase, translated as MSVPSAKSVSFSKTTITELMIPSYANFGGKIHGGILLSLIDKVAYACASKHAANYCVTVSVDNVDFLEPVEVGDLVHLKASVVYVGNSSLVVGINVIAENVKEGTVKKTNNSYVTMVAKGEDDKPTKVPELILESKEEVRLFLEAIKRKELKKDYRSKIREVSSVLMEDTHEDLLASERCVLDLKKFTL; from the coding sequence ATGAGCGTACCCTCTGCCAAATCAGTATCATTTTCAAAAACCACCATTACAGAACTAATGATTCCTTCCTATGCCAATTTTGGAGGGAAAATTCACGGAGGCATTTTGCTTTCCCTGATTGACAAAGTAGCCTATGCCTGTGCCAGTAAGCATGCGGCGAACTACTGTGTAACGGTATCTGTAGACAATGTGGATTTCCTGGAGCCAGTGGAAGTAGGAGATTTGGTACACCTCAAGGCATCAGTGGTTTATGTGGGTAATTCATCTCTAGTGGTAGGAATCAACGTGATCGCTGAAAATGTAAAAGAAGGTACCGTCAAAAAAACCAACAACTCCTATGTAACCATGGTGGCCAAAGGAGAAGATGACAAACCTACCAAAGTTCCTGAGCTAATCCTAGAATCTAAAGAAGAAGTACGCCTTTTCCTTGAGGCCATCAAAAGAAAAGAACTGAAAAAAGACTATAGAAGCAAAATCAGAGAAGTATCCTCTGTACTCATGGAAGACACTCACGAAGACTTGCTGGCAAGCGAAAGATGTGTGCTGGACCTTAAGAAATTTACGCTTTAG
- the dnaK gene encoding molecular chaperone DnaK: MGKIIGIDLGTTNSCVAVMEGNEPVVIPNSEGKRTTPSIVAFLDGGKGERKVGDPAKRQAITNPQNTISSVKRFMGKKFGEVSEEAKSVSYNLESGNNDTVRVAIGDRKYTAQELSAVILQKMKSTAEDYLGTEVKEAVITVPAYFNDAERQATKEAGAIAGLDVKRIINEPTAAALAYGLDKKNADMKIAVYDLGGGTFDISILELGDGVFEVKSTNGDVHLGGDDFDSVIINWLADEFKNDEGLDLKKDPMALQRLKEAAEKAKIELSSSTSTEINLPYIMPVDGVPKHLVRTLSRSKFEQLADDLVRRSMEPVKQALKDSGLSISEIDEVILVGGSTRIPIIQEEVEKFFGKKPSKGVNPDEVVAIGAAIQGGVLTGEVKDVLLLDVTPLSLGIETMGGVFTKLIEANTTIPTKKSEVFSTAADNQPSVEIHVLQGERPMAKDNRSLGRFHLDGIPPSPRGVPQIEVTFDIDANGIMHVTSKDKGTNKEQSIRIEASSGLTDEEIEKMKQEAEANADADKAEKEKIEKLNAADSMIFQTEKQLKEFGDKLSDDNKTKINAALEKLKEAHKSGELAAIDTALEEINAAWQGASQEMYQATQDGAAGAAGGAQPGADAGAENSSDSDVSDVEFEEVDDNKK; encoded by the coding sequence ATGGGAAAAATAATCGGAATCGATTTAGGTACTACCAACTCCTGTGTTGCCGTAATGGAAGGTAACGAGCCAGTAGTAATACCTAACAGCGAAGGAAAAAGAACCACCCCTTCTATCGTAGCTTTCTTGGACGGTGGCAAGGGAGAAAGAAAAGTAGGTGACCCAGCCAAGAGACAGGCCATCACCAACCCTCAGAATACCATCAGCTCTGTAAAGAGATTCATGGGTAAAAAGTTTGGTGAAGTTTCTGAAGAAGCTAAATCCGTATCATACAATCTCGAAAGTGGCAACAACGACACAGTTCGTGTAGCTATCGGAGATAGAAAATATACAGCTCAAGAGCTATCTGCAGTTATTCTTCAGAAAATGAAGTCTACGGCTGAAGATTATCTGGGCACTGAAGTTAAAGAAGCAGTAATTACTGTTCCTGCTTACTTCAACGATGCAGAGCGTCAGGCTACTAAAGAAGCTGGTGCGATCGCTGGTCTAGATGTAAAACGTATCATCAACGAGCCTACCGCGGCAGCTTTGGCATACGGTCTGGACAAGAAAAATGCTGATATGAAAATCGCCGTGTATGACCTTGGTGGTGGTACATTCGATATTTCTATCCTTGAGCTTGGTGATGGTGTATTCGAAGTAAAATCTACCAACGGTGATGTACACTTAGGTGGTGATGACTTTGACTCAGTAATTATCAACTGGTTGGCTGATGAGTTTAAAAATGATGAAGGCTTAGATCTGAAAAAAGATCCTATGGCTCTTCAGAGATTGAAAGAAGCTGCTGAGAAAGCTAAAATCGAGTTGTCAAGTAGTACTTCTACTGAAATCAACTTGCCATACATCATGCCAGTGGACGGTGTGCCAAAACACTTGGTTAGAACATTGTCTAGATCTAAGTTCGAGCAATTGGCTGATGATCTGGTAAGAAGATCTATGGAGCCTGTTAAGCAAGCTTTGAAGGATTCAGGATTGTCAATTTCTGAAATTGATGAAGTAATTCTAGTAGGTGGATCTACTCGTATTCCAATCATTCAGGAGGAAGTTGAGAAGTTCTTCGGCAAGAAACCTTCAAAAGGAGTAAACCCTGACGAAGTAGTAGCTATTGGTGCTGCAATCCAGGGTGGTGTATTGACAGGTGAAGTAAAAGATGTACTTCTTCTAGACGTAACTCCACTTTCATTAGGTATCGAAACCATGGGTGGTGTATTCACCAAATTGATCGAAGCGAACACTACGATCCCTACTAAGAAGTCTGAGGTATTCTCTACAGCTGCTGACAATCAGCCATCTGTTGAGATCCACGTTCTGCAGGGTGAGCGCCCAATGGCAAAAGACAACAGAAGCTTAGGTAGATTCCACTTGGATGGTATTCCACCATCACCAAGAGGTGTACCTCAGATCGAAGTTACTTTTGACATAGATGCCAACGGTATCATGCACGTAACATCTAAGGATAAAGGCACTAACAAAGAGCAAAGTATCCGAATCGAGGCTTCTTCGGGATTGACAGACGAAGAAATCGAAAAGATGAAGCAAGAAGCAGAAGCAAATGCGGATGCAGACAAAGCTGAAAAGGAGAAAATCGAGAAGTTGAATGCAGCTGACTCTATGATCTTCCAAACTGAAAAGCAGTTGAAAGAGTTTGGCGACAAGTTGTCTGATGACAACAAAACCAAAATCAATGCAGCACTTGAGAAGTTGAAAGAAGCTCACAAGAGTGGTGAATTAGCAGCTATCGATACTGCACTTGAGGAAATCAATGCCGCATGGCAAGGAGCTTCTCAGGAAATGTATCAGGCGACTCAAGATGGCGCTGCTGGAGCTGCCGGCGGAGCACAACCAGGTGCTGATGCAGGTGCAGAAAACAGCTCTGATTCAGATGTGTCAGATGTTGAATTCGAAGAAGTTGACGACAACAAGAAATAA
- the purU gene encoding formyltetrahydrofolate deformylase → MSDNRITFLIQCADSKGIIAKVTTFFYEEGFNILTCQQFTDNVQDAYFMRVSLDARDLTYSREELASKFDEVALSLKLEWRVYYSEDKQNVAVLASKTSHCVFDLLEKHSEGMLNCHIPLIISNHQDVKYVADQFNIPFYHLPVTADNWTEQQQEIKRLLEFHKVDLVVLARFMRILSSDFINAYQRKIINIHHAFLPAFQGANPYRRAYERGVKMIGATAHYATDDLDEGPIIEQDVERVSHASSPAGLTQIGSDIERKVLSKAVKFHLDHRIIVTGNRTIVFPETEG, encoded by the coding sequence ATGTCTGATAATAGAATTACCTTCCTGATACAGTGCGCAGATAGCAAAGGTATCATCGCCAAAGTCACTACTTTTTTTTACGAAGAGGGCTTCAATATCCTCACTTGTCAGCAGTTTACCGACAATGTTCAGGACGCCTACTTTATGCGGGTGAGTCTGGACGCCAGAGATTTGACTTATAGTCGTGAGGAATTGGCAAGCAAATTTGATGAAGTAGCTCTATCTCTTAAGCTGGAATGGAGGGTGTACTATTCAGAAGATAAGCAGAATGTGGCTGTATTGGCCTCCAAGACCAGTCACTGTGTTTTCGACCTTTTGGAGAAGCACAGCGAAGGCATGCTCAATTGCCACATTCCTTTGATCATCAGCAATCATCAGGATGTGAAGTATGTGGCTGATCAGTTCAATATTCCCTTTTATCACTTGCCAGTGACGGCAGACAACTGGACAGAACAGCAGCAGGAGATCAAGCGATTGTTAGAGTTTCATAAAGTGGATTTAGTGGTTTTGGCCAGATTCATGAGGATTCTGTCTTCCGATTTTATCAATGCTTATCAGAGAAAGATTATCAATATTCACCATGCTTTTTTGCCGGCTTTTCAGGGAGCTAATCCTTATCGCAGGGCCTATGAAAGAGGAGTGAAGATGATAGGCGCTACGGCTCACTATGCTACCGATGATCTGGACGAAGGACCCATCATCGAGCAGGATGTAGAGCGCGTATCGCATGCCAGTTCTCCAGCTGGGTTGACTCAAATCGGTTCGGATATTGAGAGGAAGGTGCTGTCCAAAGCTGTGAAGTTCCATCTAGATCACCGCATTATTGTCACGGGCAATCGTACCATAGTTTTTCCGGAGACCGAGGGATAA